One window of the Rhipicephalus sanguineus isolate Rsan-2018 chromosome 4, BIME_Rsan_1.4, whole genome shotgun sequence genome contains the following:
- the LOC119391895 gene encoding uncharacterized protein LOC119391895, with protein sequence MRKWNSSSSQMKPHNRSRAGNIDGSSAGTTGAQGCQLAALGFFVVLLYVMNLAGPGMTHVITTVWPVLGSLRAMDRQSVDLQQKWLGYWMLYAFVNSFEWIFARLQKSITRIYLLKLLLLAVCALPYPMCPARLVYTRYLRRRIWLDGAGVPPASSPAMTSTAVDHLSTSRTSDGHESPSRKKQPQHPPKKPVPAAKKGK encoded by the exons ATGCGGAAGTGGAACTCTTCTTCCTCCCAGATGAAGCCCCACAATCGGTCACGAGCAGGGAATATAGACGGATCGAGTGCAGGCACAACTGGCGCACAAGGGTGCCAACTAGCAG CACTGGGTTTCTTCGTAGTGTTGCTGTACGTGATGAACCTTGCAGGACCGGGAATGACGCACGTGATCACCACCGTTTGGCCCGTGCTCGGAAG CCTTAGAGCCATGGACAGACAATCCGTGGACCTCCAGCAGAAATGGCTAGGATATTGGATGCTGTATGCCTTTGTCAACAGCTTTGAATGGATCTTTGCAAGACTTCAGAAGTCGATAACACGGATTTATCTCTTGAAG TTACTGCTGCTGGCGGTGTGCGCCCTTCCGTACCCGATGTGCCCTGCTCGGCTGGTTTACACCCGCTATTTGCGCCGCCGGATATGGTTGGATGGTGCCGGCGTTCCACCAGCGAGCTCCCCCGCCATGACTTCCACTGCGGTGGACCATTTGTCCACGTCTCGAACCTCGGATGGCCACGAGTCGCCCTCTAGGAAGAAGCAGCCGCAGCACCCACCTAAGAAGCCCGTGCCCGCCGCCAAGAAGGG AAAGTAA